The Pseudomonas sp. FP198 genomic interval CGTAATCGACACTGGCGTGCCGAAACAGGCATGACGCGTACGCGTGATGCCTGTTCCCAGCTTCATCGGATACGGGTTGAACCATGGGCGAATTACTTCCGTTATTGATTCAAGGGGCCTGGGTCACGCTCCAGGTGACATTCTTCGGCTCGTTGCTGGCGATCGTCGCCGCGGTGCTGGCGGCGCTCGGTCGACTGTCGCCGTGGCGTGCGTTGCGCTGGTTTTCGATTACCTATATCGAAGTGTTCCGTGGCACCTCGCTGCTGGTGCAGCTGTTCTGGCTGTTCTTCGTGCTGCCACTGCCGCCGTTCAACATCGAGCTGAGCCCCTACGCCGTGGCGATTGTCGGCCTGGGGCTGCACATCGGCGCCTACGGGGCCGAGGTGATGCGTGGCGCGATCAGCTCGGTCGCCAAGGGGCAATACGAAGCCTGCACGGCGCTGAACTTCAGCAGCTTTACGCGCTTCAAGCGAATCATCCTGCCCCAGGCCTTGCTGGCGGCCATTCCACCGGGCACCAACCTGCTGATCGAGTTGTTGAAGAATACCTCGCTGGTGTCGTTGATCACCTTGTCCGACCTGAGTTTCCGGGCACGCCAACTGGACCAGGCGACGTTCCAGACCCTGGAAATCTTCAGCCTGGCGCTGGTGATGTATTTCATCCTCGCCCAGGCCATCAACCTGGGCATGCGCCACGTCGAGCGTCGGCTGAGCCGGGGCCGGATGCGCGGAGGTCTGTCATGACGCTGTTCGATTGGTCCTACGCCGCACTGATCCTACCGGACCTGCTGCGCGCCTCCCTCAACACCGTGGGCATTACCCTGATCGGTTTCCTGATCGCGATCGTGCTGGGGCTGTTCCTGGCGATTGGCCGGCGCAGCCGCAAGTTCTGGTTGTCGTGGCCGGCCACGGCAGTGATCGAGTTCATCCGCAGCACGCCGTTGCTGATCCAGGTGTACTTCCTTTATTACGTGCTGCCCAACTACGGCCTGAGCCTGACGGCCATGCAAGTCGGCATCCTCGGCATCGGCCTGCATTACGCCTGCTACATCGCCGAGGTCTACCGCAGTGGCCTCGACGCCGTGCCACGGGCGCAGTGGGAGGCGGTGACCGCACTGAACATCGCGCCGTACGACGCCTACCGCAACATCATCCTGCCCCAGGCGCTGCGGCCGATCGTGCCGCCGCTGGGCAACTACCTAGTGGCGATGCTCAAGGACACGCCGGTGCTGTCGGCGATCACCGTGGTGGAAATCATGCAGCAGGCCAAGAACATCGGCTCCGAACATTTCCGCTACCTGGAACCGATCACCCTGGTCGGCCTGTTCTTCCTCGCCCTGAGCCTTGCCCTGGCTTGGCTGGTACGGCGCCTTGAAACGCGCATGGAGCTACGCTAATGACTTTACCCCTGTCCACGCCCACCGATTTGTCCCGGCGCAGCACGCTGGCATCGCAGCAGGAGGCCCCGGCCATGCAGATTCTGACACCGTCCCGGCCGATTGTGAGTTTCCAGGACGTGACCAAAAGCTATGGCAGCTTCACCGTGCTCGATCATTTGAACCTGGATGTCGCGCCCGGTGAAAAGGTCGCGATCATCGGCCCCAGCGGCTCGGGCAAGTCGACGCTGCTGCGGGTGCTGATGACGCTCGAAGGCATCGATCAGGGCCAAATCCGCATTGAGGACGACTCCCTCACCCACATGCCCAACCGCAACGGCGTGCTGGTTCCGGCCAATGACCGGCACATCCGCCGGGTGCGTGGCAAGATCGGCATGGTGTTCCAGAGCTTCAATCTGTTTCCCCATATGACCGCGCTGCAAAATGTGATCGAGGCGCCAGTGCAGGTGCTGGGCATGAACCCCAAGGAAGCCCGCGAGCGCGCCGCCGACCTGCTCGAGCTGGTGGGCCTGGGCAACAAGCTCGACCATTACCCGTCGCAGTTGTCCGGCGGCCAGCAGCAGCGGGTGGCGATTGCCCGGGCGCTGGCGATGCGCCCCAAGGTGATGCTGTTCGATGAAGTGACCTCGGCGCTTGATCCGGAATTGTGCGGCGAGGTGCTGAACGTGATCCGCAAGCTGGGCACCGAGCACAACCTGACGATGTTGATGGTGACCCACCAGATGGGCTTTGCCCGGGAATTCGCCGACCGGGTATGCTTTTTCTACAAGGGCCAGATTCACGAACAAGGCACCCCGGCGCAGATTTTCGAGCACCCGCAGCAGGAGCGGACGTGCGCGTTTCTGAGTGCGGTGAAAGAGGCTAACTAAACCTACCCAAGTGAACTCTGTTGTGGCGAGGGGATTTATCCCCGCTGGGCTGCGCAGCAGCCCCCCAAACAAGCAACTCGGAGTGTCAGGCTGAGTGGGTTGACCGTTTTGGGGCTGCTTCGCAGCCCAGCGGGGATAAATCCCCTCGCCACAAAGGGTCAAACGACAGCCATAAAAAAAGGCCATGTTTCCATGGCCCCCGTTTCATAACCGTCCAGCGGTTATGGGTATTGCTGGTAAGTCTGCCCCTGCTGCTGCGGCGCCTGGTACTGCTGGCCAGGAATGGCCTTGAGGTTGACCTCGACGCGACGGTTTTGCGCACGGCCGTTGACGTCGGCGTTGCTTGCCACCGGGTTGTCCGGGCCGGCGCCACGGGCCGAGAGGTTGGCGCCGCTGACACCTTGGGAGGTCAGGTAGGTCGCCACGCTCTGCGCGCGACGCTGGGACAGGTCCATGTTGTGCTGGCGGCTGCCGGTGCTGTCGGTGTAGCCGACGATCTCGATCTGGTTCTGGTTGAACTCCTTGAGGGAGTTGGCCAGGTTGTTCAGCGGCTGATAGAAGCTCGACGCGATGTTCGCCGAGTCGGTGGCGAAGGTGATATTGCCCGGCATGATCAGCTTGATCTGGTCGCCCTGGCGCTGCACCTCAACGCCGGTATTGGCCATGCTGGCGCGCAATTTCTTTTCCTGCTGGTCCGCGTAGTAACCGTAGCCGGCCGCGGAAGCGCCCACCACCGCCGCGCCGATCAACGCACCCTTGCCCCGATTATCGTGGCCGATGGCCGCACCGGCCAATGCCCCGGCCAGGGCGCCGAGGCCGCCATACTTGGCGGTTTTGCTCATGCCCGAAGATTCGGTAGAGGCCTGGCCCTGGTTGTCATAGGGGTTGGGCGACGCACAGCCGGACAACAGGGCCACGGCAGTAGCGACAACGATCAAGCGACGCGAGGTGAACATGAAGATGCTCCTGGGTTTTCAGTCTGAGTTCCAAAGCATAGGCAATCGACTCTGGCTGGCGTTGGAACGCGACAATCGTCAAAAATTCCGTCCCGTCGCGCTGCGCTTCGCCCGGACCGATCACCATGAGGCATCGGTCCGGACGAGGTAGCGTCACGCCTGCGCCAGGCAGCGGCTCACCCCTCTGACGATCATCTCGACTTCCCGCCCGTCAATCGTCAACGGCGGCAGCAGGCGAATGGTTTTGCCCCGGGTGACGTTGATCAGCAAACCATGATCCCGGGCGGCACAGAGGGTCAGGTCGCGAACCGGCTGCTTGAGTTCGATGCCGATCATCAAGCCTTGGCCACGAATATCCAGCACGTTCGGGTTGTCCGCCAGTTCGGCCCGTAGCCGGCTCAGCAACTGCGCGCCTTGGCGCTTGGCGTTCGCCAGCAGGCCTTGTTCCTCAATGATGTCCAGCACCGTGCAGCCGACCCGACAGGCCAGCGGATTGCCGCCGAAGGTGCTGCCATGGCTGCCGGGAGTGAACAGCCCGGCGGCCTTGCCGCGCGCCAGGCAGGCACCGATGGGTACGCCGTTGCCGAGGCCTTTGGCGAGGGTCATCACGTCCGGCACGATGCCCTCGTGCTGGAACGCGAACCACTGCCCGGTGCGGCCGATGCCGGTCTGGATCTCGTCGAGCATCAACAACCAGGCGCGCCTGGTGCACAAATCCCGCAAAGCCTTCAGGTAACCCGGTGGTGCGAGTTGTACGCCACTTTCGCCCTGGATCGGCTCTACCAGGATCGCAACGATGCGCTCGCCGTGGGCTTGCTGGATTTTTTCCAACGCGCCGAGATCGCCGAATGGCACCTTGATGAAATCACCTGGCAACCGATTGAAACCCAGCCGCACCGATGGCCCGTCGCTGGCGGACATCGTGCCCAGGGTGCGCCCATGGAAAGCGTTGTCCATCACCACGACCAAGGGCTGTTCGACGCCTTTGTGCCAGCCATGCAGGCGGGCCAGCTTCAATGCGGTTTCATTCGCCTCGGCGCCGGAGTTGTTGAAAAACGCCCGTTCCATCCCCGAGAGCTGGGTGAGTCTGTGGGCCAACCGCTGCTGCCAGTCGATGCTGTACAGGTTGGACGTGTGCAGCAGCAGGCTGGCCTGTTCGCTGATGGCCGCCACCAGCCGCGGATGGGAATGACCGACGTTGGTCACCGCCACGCCCGCCACCGCATCCAGATATTCGCGCCCGTCCTGATCCCACAGGCGGGTACCCAAGCCATGGGTGAAATTCAACGCCAAGGGTTGGTAAGTGCTCATCAGGCAGGCGGCAGTCATGACATCTAGCTCCATCGGGTGGTTTTTTCCAGTATGGTTAGCCACCCCTACTGGATAAACCTCGCATTACTTCATTCATTTAAAAGCAGAGCTTGATAATGGACCTGTTCCAGGCAATGACCGTTTACGTGAAAGTGGTGGAAACCGGCAGCCTGACCGCAGCGGCCCAGGCCTGCGAAATGTCCACGACGATGGTCGGCAATCACCTTCGGGCGCTGGAACAACGCCTGGGTGTGCGCCTGATCAACCGTACGACGCGTCGTCAGCGCTTGACCGAATTCGGCTCGGCCTACTATCAACGTTGCCTGGAAGTGATCGGGCTGGTTGCCGATTCCGAACGCCTGGCCGAGCAGACCCAAGGCGATCCCAGCGGCACCTTGCGCATCACCGCGCCGCTGACCTTCGGCACGGAGCGCCTCGCCCCGGCACTGGCCGAATACAGCCAGTGTTATCCGCAGGTCAAACTCGACGTTGTCTTGACCAACCAGCGTCTCGACCTGCTCGACCACGGCTTTGACGTCGCCATTCGCCTGGGCCCTGTCGATCCCAAGCTGATCGCTCGTCCCCTGATGGACTACACCTTGACCGTCTGCGCCTCCAAGACTTACCTGGCACGGCGCGGCACGCCGCAGAAACCCGAAGACCTGCAACAGCATGACTGCCTGTCGTTTGCCTATTCCGCCGGAGACGAGTGGCGTTTCGCCCAGGAGCACTGGCCCATCAACGGGCCGGAAGGCGAAATAAAAGTGCCGGTGCGCGGGCCGATGCTGATCAACAGCTCGTCGGGCCTGCACCGTGCGGCGCTGGCCGGCATGGGCGTGGTGATGCTGCCCGATGCATTGGTGGAGCAGGACCTGAAGAACGGAGACCTGGTGGCCCTCCTGCAAGGCTATCAATTGCCCCACCGCCCGATGAGCCTGCTCTACGCCCAGGATCGCTACCGTTTGCCGAAATTGCGTAGTTTTGTCGAGTTTGCGTTGGAACGGTGGGGGAGAAGTGTAGGTGAACCGCGACTCTAGAGTAGCCAAATAGGGCTACTATTGCAGAAGTAGCTTTTTAAGGCTACGTTGCGACATCCAATGATCGAGCAACTTCAATGAAGCCAGAAGCGGTATTGACCGGTGATCTGATTCACTCGCAAAGCGCGGAGAATACGTTCGCGTATATCGCCCGCTTGGAAAAAACATTGGAGCGACTGGAAAAACGCTACAAAGCGAAAGCGGACGTCTTTCGAGGTGATGGTTTTCAACTTTTGCTGGACCGACCCGAACAGGCTTTCCATTGCGCCATCGCCTTGCGAGCCGCCTTGGTCGAGGCCAGCCCGGAAGGGGAACGTTGGGATGCACGCATCGCCGTAGGCATAGGCTCTGCACGTAAATCGCAGACATATCGGGAAGCATTCATTTTGTCCGGCCAGGGGCTCGACAGCATGAAAAAAAGCACGCTCGCGGTGTTCAGCACCCATCAGGAGTTTCAGGAGCGCGCGGGACTGGTGACAGAGTTCGTGGCCGCTGTACTGGAGGGCTGGACAGCTGTTGAAGCCCAGACCTACGCACTGCATTTGATTGAACAAACCGACCAACAAACTATCGCCCACATGCTGGGCAAATCCCGGGTCACTGTAAACAAAGCGCTGCAGCGCGCCCAGGCACGTCTACTGGATAAATACCTGGCAAGCACAAACCGGTGGATCAAGGAGCTGGCCCGTGATTGAAGCGTCAACGTTACTCGCTATTTTATTACTGGCACACGTGCTTCTAGACTTCTGGGTATCTAGCTATTGGACTATTGAAACCTCTGCAAGCCGCAAGCAAAAGGTCGTGTTCCACTTGGTGACCTTCGGCGTTTATTTCGTAGTTTTTTCATTGCTGATGATCTTGTCGCGTGAAAACGGCGCTTTCGCTTGGAAGGCTGGGCTCATGATGTCAACCGCCAAGCTGTTAACCCTGATCCAAACTCCAACCTCATTCAAATCGCCGATATGGGCTTTACTGGCCAGACAAACTGTTCTGATTGCCAGTCTGGTCACGATCTGGCTGCTTTCCGAAAGCAATGCAGCGCATATTCAAGGCTCTCTGGCAGAACTGATTACCACGGCGAATATCACGATTGGCCTAGCTTATGTATTGATGCTACGTCCTGCTTCAGCATTGATCGGCACAATACTCAACCCGTGGATCAAAGAGATCGACACTGGCGGCTCACTGACCAACGCTGGGACATTGATCGGGTATCTGGAGCGGATACTTATTTTGACATTTGTTTTACTGGAACAATGGGAGGCCGTCGGCTTCCTCCTGACGGCGAAAAGCATCCTTCGCTTCAACGAAATCCAGAACGCCAAGGTACGCTCCATCAGCGAGTACGTACTGCTGGGTACGCTGCTGAGCTTCACTTTAAGCATCGGAACGGGGCTGCTCGTTGCGTATATCACGAGATAGAAACGCATCTTTCTTTAAGTAGCCTTAAAAAGGCACTTTCCGTTTTGTAGCCTAATTAGGCTACTTTTAAGACGTTATGTCCCACTAGTGACCCTAGAGCCCATCGGCTACTCTTCACCCTTGGAAGAGCATTTTGATATCAGGGCTGATTGAGGGAACGATGATGGACGACGCCTCGAAGATCGATTTGCTGCGGTTCGATTTGTCCGATCTGGACGAAAACGTGCTGCACACCATCATGGAACTGGTCAGCGATGGCATCTGGGACTGGAACGCCAACACCGGCTTCGTCTATCGAAATCCCGGCTGGTACACGATGCTCGGTTATACGCCGCACTCCCTGAGCAACACCGTGCTGACCTGGGAGAGCGTGATCCACCCGGAAGATTATCCCCACGTGATGGCGCTATTCGACGATTACCTCGAACAACGCGCCTCGAAGTACCAGGCCGAATACCGCTGCCGCGCCCAAGACGGCTCTTATATCTGGATCGAAGACCGCGGCTACGTGATCGCCCGCAACCCCGATGGCAGTGTTGCCCGCATGATCGGTGCCCATCGCAGCATCGACGACAAGAAGCGTCTGTTCGAACAACTTGAACGGCGCAACAAGTCCCTCGAAGCCATCATCGAAGAACGCACCCGCGAACTGTCCCGGGTCAACGAGCAGTTGCAAATCCAGCTCGAGGAAAACCGCAGGCTCGCCGAAACCGACGCCCTTACGCTGGTCGCCAACCGCTATCGCCTGGAACAGGCGCTACCATTGGCCTGTGAACGTGCGCAGCGCTTTCGCGAGCCGTTGTCGCTGATTGCCATGGATGTCGACGACTTCAAGGACATCAACGATCGCTACGGCCATGCTTTCGGCGACGCGGCGCTGGTGCAAGTGGTACAGGCGGTCAAGCGCTGCGAGCGCGACGGCGATCTGCTGGTGCGCTGGGGTGGCGATGAATTCATCATGATCTTGCCCAACACCTCCAAGGCCGACGCATTCCTGTTGGCCGAAACCATTCGCCGCGGCCTGTCCGACCTGCTGCCGGTGGGCGATTTCCAGATCACCATGAGCTTTGGCGTGGTGCAACGCCGCGAAGACGAACCGCAAGCAGCGCTACTGGATCGGGCTGACCAGGCACTGTATCGCTCCAAGATGGCCGGCAAGAATGTGATTTGTGATTGAACGGGCAATGTCCGATTGGATCCTCAGGCCGCTGCGGTGGTCATAGGCTGTAACTCTTGCAATCAGGTCCTCGCCATTGCCGACTCGCCCTCTCTCCTCTTCGCCCGTGTTGGTGGGTTGCGCGGGCTGGTCGCTGCCAAGGGAGCAATGGCCCGCTTTTCCCCTTGAAGGCACCCATTTGCAGCGCTACAGCGGCCGCTTCCCGGCGGTGGAAATCAACAGTT includes:
- the ehuC gene encoding ectoine/hydroxyectoine ABC transporter permease subunit EhuC, giving the protein MGELLPLLIQGAWVTLQVTFFGSLLAIVAAVLAALGRLSPWRALRWFSITYIEVFRGTSLLVQLFWLFFVLPLPPFNIELSPYAVAIVGLGLHIGAYGAEVMRGAISSVAKGQYEACTALNFSSFTRFKRIILPQALLAAIPPGTNLLIELLKNTSLVSLITLSDLSFRARQLDQATFQTLEIFSLALVMYFILAQAINLGMRHVERRLSRGRMRGGLS
- the ehuD gene encoding ectoine/hydroxyectoine ABC transporter permease subunit EhuD, with amino-acid sequence MTLFDWSYAALILPDLLRASLNTVGITLIGFLIAIVLGLFLAIGRRSRKFWLSWPATAVIEFIRSTPLLIQVYFLYYVLPNYGLSLTAMQVGILGIGLHYACYIAEVYRSGLDAVPRAQWEAVTALNIAPYDAYRNIILPQALRPIVPPLGNYLVAMLKDTPVLSAITVVEIMQQAKNIGSEHFRYLEPITLVGLFFLALSLALAWLVRRLETRMELR
- the ehuA gene encoding ectoine/hydroxyectoine ABC transporter ATP-binding protein EhuA, with protein sequence MTLPLSTPTDLSRRSTLASQQEAPAMQILTPSRPIVSFQDVTKSYGSFTVLDHLNLDVAPGEKVAIIGPSGSGKSTLLRVLMTLEGIDQGQIRIEDDSLTHMPNRNGVLVPANDRHIRRVRGKIGMVFQSFNLFPHMTALQNVIEAPVQVLGMNPKEARERAADLLELVGLGNKLDHYPSQLSGGQQQRVAIARALAMRPKVMLFDEVTSALDPELCGEVLNVIRKLGTEHNLTMLMVTHQMGFAREFADRVCFFYKGQIHEQGTPAQIFEHPQQERTCAFLSAVKEAN
- a CDS encoding OmpA family lipoprotein, producing MFTSRRLIVVATAVALLSGCASPNPYDNQGQASTESSGMSKTAKYGGLGALAGALAGAAIGHDNRGKGALIGAAVVGASAAGYGYYADQQEKKLRASMANTGVEVQRQGDQIKLIMPGNITFATDSANIASSFYQPLNNLANSLKEFNQNQIEIVGYTDSTGSRQHNMDLSQRRAQSVATYLTSQGVSGANLSARGAGPDNPVASNADVNGRAQNRRVEVNLKAIPGQQYQAPQQQGQTYQQYP
- a CDS encoding aspartate aminotransferase family protein codes for the protein MTAACLMSTYQPLALNFTHGLGTRLWDQDGREYLDAVAGVAVTNVGHSHPRLVAAISEQASLLLHTSNLYSIDWQQRLAHRLTQLSGMERAFFNNSGAEANETALKLARLHGWHKGVEQPLVVVMDNAFHGRTLGTMSASDGPSVRLGFNRLPGDFIKVPFGDLGALEKIQQAHGERIVAILVEPIQGESGVQLAPPGYLKALRDLCTRRAWLLMLDEIQTGIGRTGQWFAFQHEGIVPDVMTLAKGLGNGVPIGACLARGKAAGLFTPGSHGSTFGGNPLACRVGCTVLDIIEEQGLLANAKRQGAQLLSRLRAELADNPNVLDIRGQGLMIGIELKQPVRDLTLCAARDHGLLINVTRGKTIRLLPPLTIDGREVEMIVRGVSRCLAQA
- a CDS encoding LysR family transcriptional regulator; this translates as MDLFQAMTVYVKVVETGSLTAAAQACEMSTTMVGNHLRALEQRLGVRLINRTTRRQRLTEFGSAYYQRCLEVIGLVADSERLAEQTQGDPSGTLRITAPLTFGTERLAPALAEYSQCYPQVKLDVVLTNQRLDLLDHGFDVAIRLGPVDPKLIARPLMDYTLTVCASKTYLARRGTPQKPEDLQQHDCLSFAYSAGDEWRFAQEHWPINGPEGEIKVPVRGPMLINSSSGLHRAALAGMGVVMLPDALVEQDLKNGDLVALLQGYQLPHRPMSLLYAQDRYRLPKLRSFVEFALERWGRSVGEPRL
- a CDS encoding sensor domain-containing diguanylate cyclase, whose translation is MDDASKIDLLRFDLSDLDENVLHTIMELVSDGIWDWNANTGFVYRNPGWYTMLGYTPHSLSNTVLTWESVIHPEDYPHVMALFDDYLEQRASKYQAEYRCRAQDGSYIWIEDRGYVIARNPDGSVARMIGAHRSIDDKKRLFEQLERRNKSLEAIIEERTRELSRVNEQLQIQLEENRRLAETDALTLVANRYRLEQALPLACERAQRFREPLSLIAMDVDDFKDINDRYGHAFGDAALVQVVQAVKRCERDGDLLVRWGGDEFIMILPNTSKADAFLLAETIRRGLSDLLPVGDFQITMSFGVVQRREDEPQAALLDRADQALYRSKMAGKNVICD